The following proteins are encoded in a genomic region of Oncorhynchus kisutch isolate 150728-3 linkage group LG4, Okis_V2, whole genome shotgun sequence:
- the ndufs7 gene encoding NADH dehydrogenase [ubiquinone] iron-sulfur protein 7, mitochondrial isoform X1, whose protein sequence is MAALVAVPRLAAFGNFSSRPISVFVIQQRLLHHIAKSDNATSVVPVREKSTAVAAAKPAAVASSKGEYVITKLDDLVNWARRSSLWPMTFGLACCAVEMMHMAAPRYDMDRFGVVFRASPRQADVMIVAGTLTNKMAPALRKVYDQMPEPRYVISMGSCANGGGYYHYSYAVVRGCDRIVPVDIYVPGCPPTAEALLYGTLQLQKKIKREKKMRIWYRK, encoded by the exons ATGGCGGCGTTGGTGG caGTCCCTCGCCTCGCCGCGTTTGGTAACTTTTCATCAAG ACCCATTTCAGTATTTGTGATACAACAGAGGTTGCTACACCACATTGCTAAAAGCGACAATGCTACAAG TGTGGTTCCAGTCAGAGAGAAAAGCACAGCGGTGGCTGCTGCCAAGCCCGCTGCAGTAGCAAGCAGCAAGGGAGAATATGTCATCACTAAACTGGATGATCTGGTGAACTGGGCACGCAGA AGCTCCCTGTGGCCCATGACCTTTGGCCTGGCATGCTGTGCGGTTGAGATGATGCACATGGCGGCTCCTCGATACGACATGGATCGGTTCGGAGTGGTGTTCAGAGCCAGCCCCAGACAGGCCGACGTCATGATTGTGGCAGGCACCTTGACCAACAAGATGGCCCCCGCTCTGCGCAAG GTTTATGACCAGATGCCTGAGCCAAGATATGTCATTTCCATGGGCAG CTGTGCCAATGGGGgtggctactaccactactcttaCGCCGTGGTTCGAGGGTGTGACCGCATCGTACCAGTGGACATATACGTTCCAG GCTGCCCACCCACAGCAGAGGCCCTTCTCTATGGGACGCTACAGTTGCAAaagaaaataaagagagagaagaaaatgaGGATTTGGTATCGGAAGTGA
- the ndufs7 gene encoding NADH dehydrogenase [ubiquinone] iron-sulfur protein 7, mitochondrial isoform X2 codes for MAALVVPRLAAFGNFSSRPISVFVIQQRLLHHIAKSDNATSVVPVREKSTAVAAAKPAAVASSKGEYVITKLDDLVNWARRSSLWPMTFGLACCAVEMMHMAAPRYDMDRFGVVFRASPRQADVMIVAGTLTNKMAPALRKVYDQMPEPRYVISMGSCANGGGYYHYSYAVVRGCDRIVPVDIYVPGCPPTAEALLYGTLQLQKKIKREKKMRIWYRK; via the exons ATGGCGGCGTTGGTGG TCCCTCGCCTCGCCGCGTTTGGTAACTTTTCATCAAG ACCCATTTCAGTATTTGTGATACAACAGAGGTTGCTACACCACATTGCTAAAAGCGACAATGCTACAAG TGTGGTTCCAGTCAGAGAGAAAAGCACAGCGGTGGCTGCTGCCAAGCCCGCTGCAGTAGCAAGCAGCAAGGGAGAATATGTCATCACTAAACTGGATGATCTGGTGAACTGGGCACGCAGA AGCTCCCTGTGGCCCATGACCTTTGGCCTGGCATGCTGTGCGGTTGAGATGATGCACATGGCGGCTCCTCGATACGACATGGATCGGTTCGGAGTGGTGTTCAGAGCCAGCCCCAGACAGGCCGACGTCATGATTGTGGCAGGCACCTTGACCAACAAGATGGCCCCCGCTCTGCGCAAG GTTTATGACCAGATGCCTGAGCCAAGATATGTCATTTCCATGGGCAG CTGTGCCAATGGGGgtggctactaccactactcttaCGCCGTGGTTCGAGGGTGTGACCGCATCGTACCAGTGGACATATACGTTCCAG GCTGCCCACCCACAGCAGAGGCCCTTCTCTATGGGACGCTACAGTTGCAAaagaaaataaagagagagaagaaaatgaGGATTTGGTATCGGAAGTGA